In one window of Maribacter sp. BPC-D8 DNA:
- a CDS encoding GDP-L-fucose synthase family protein, with product MLNKEAKIYIAGHRGLVGSAIVKNLESRGYSNLVYRTHKELDLTNPTDVATFFEVEKPSYVILAAAKVGGIVANNTYRADFIYENLMIQNNVIHQSYVHGVQKLLFLGSTCIYPKNCPQPMKEDYLLTDVLEYTNEPYAIAKIAGIKMCESYNLQYGTNFISVMPTNLYGPNDNFDLEKSHVLPALIRKMHLGKALENNDWNAIAEDLNALPIEGVNGNSSEKEILAVLDKYGIKRKDDTIYLEIWGSGKPMREFLWSEDMADACVFLMEQRDFKDCYSQDTKEVRNTHINIGTGVDITIKDLAELIQQKISFRGELYFNTEKPDGTLKKLTDPSKLHDLGWKHTVSLSQGIEQVYSWYTAKN from the coding sequence AAAGAAGCTAAAATATATATCGCGGGTCACCGTGGTCTTGTGGGTAGTGCAATAGTTAAGAATCTTGAAAGTAGAGGGTATTCGAATTTAGTTTACCGAACTCATAAAGAATTAGATTTGACTAACCCCACAGATGTTGCAACCTTTTTTGAGGTTGAAAAACCATCTTATGTTATTCTTGCAGCTGCCAAAGTTGGCGGTATCGTTGCGAATAACACCTATAGGGCAGATTTCATTTATGAGAATCTAATGATTCAAAATAATGTTATTCATCAAAGTTATGTTCATGGGGTGCAAAAATTACTCTTTTTAGGTAGTACTTGTATTTATCCTAAAAATTGTCCGCAACCGATGAAAGAAGATTATTTGTTGACCGATGTTTTGGAGTATACGAATGAACCTTATGCCATTGCTAAAATAGCAGGTATAAAAATGTGCGAGAGTTACAATTTACAGTACGGCACAAACTTTATTTCTGTGATGCCTACCAATCTGTATGGTCCTAATGATAATTTCGATTTAGAAAAGTCGCATGTATTACCGGCATTAATTAGAAAGATGCATTTAGGTAAGGCTTTGGAAAATAATGATTGGAATGCCATTGCTGAAGATTTAAATGCTTTGCCTATTGAAGGAGTGAATGGAAATTCATCTGAAAAAGAAATACTTGCTGTTTTAGACAAGTACGGTATTAAACGAAAAGATGACACAATTTACTTGGAAATTTGGGGATCAGGTAAACCGATGCGAGAGTTTTTATGGAGCGAAGACATGGCAGACGCCTGTGTCTTCTTAATGGAACAGCGAGATTTCAAAGATTGCTATTCACAAGACACCAAAGAAGTACGCAATACACACATCAACATTGGTACCGGAGTAGATATCACTATTAAAGATTTAGCAGAACTTATACAGCAGAAAATCAGTTTTAGAGGTGAATTATATTTTAACACCGAAAAACCAGATGGTACACTAAAAAAATTAACAGATCCCTCAAAATTACATGACCTTGGATGGAAACACACCGTTTCTTTATCACAAGGAATAGAACAAGTATATTCTTGGTATACCGCTAAGAATTAA
- a CDS encoding exopolysaccharide biosynthesis polyprenyl glycosylphosphotransferase, which produces MKRSNFIIPLSFVVHILLINITLYAYIPDTYFNGYSILYYNLTWLITTYSLNFYPTARRDGFMTNLKTFVVLFVIYGLVYFTSFVFLGMHSYTPVYLSLVYMQICFLLTLFRVLFYWSKKLYRAKGFNSTRVVVIGKDKNLQKLKHIFDNPEYGYRYMGYFDNVKSDHPTCLGDIESSFNYIFENNVEEVYCMASKLSKAEIQYVMKIADNSLKRIKIIPDNKELFSKAMSLELYGGVPILNLRASPLDLDYSNLIKRIFDILVSSFAIVFVLSWLTPIVYIFMKIESKGPLFFKQQRHGVNRDVFWCYKFRSMTKSTTSDTQMATKGDVRVTKLGKILRKTSIDELPQFFNVLMGDMSVVGPRPHMVIHTQEYEGSVDKYLVRHFLKPGITGLAQIQGCRGEIVDRSDIVNRVRYDIFYMEKWSLALDAKIVFLTIYNAIKGEARAY; this is translated from the coding sequence ATGAAGAGATCGAATTTCATAATACCATTATCATTTGTGGTGCATATACTGTTAATTAACATAACACTATATGCCTATATACCCGATACCTATTTTAATGGTTATAGCATACTTTATTATAATCTTACATGGCTTATAACCACGTATAGCTTAAACTTCTATCCTACGGCTAGAAGAGATGGTTTTATGACCAATCTTAAAACTTTTGTTGTATTGTTTGTTATTTATGGTTTGGTCTATTTCACCTCTTTCGTGTTTTTGGGCATGCACTCGTACACACCTGTCTACCTATCATTGGTATATATGCAAATCTGTTTTCTACTGACTTTGTTTAGGGTATTATTTTATTGGTCTAAAAAATTATATAGAGCGAAAGGATTTAATAGTACTAGAGTTGTTGTTATTGGTAAAGACAAAAACCTGCAAAAATTAAAACACATTTTCGATAATCCAGAATACGGGTATCGGTATATGGGCTATTTTGATAATGTAAAATCAGATCACCCTACTTGTTTAGGGGATATAGAAAGCTCTTTCAACTATATTTTCGAAAACAATGTAGAAGAAGTCTACTGTATGGCTTCTAAATTATCTAAGGCTGAAATACAGTATGTAATGAAAATTGCCGATAATAGTCTTAAACGAATAAAAATCATTCCAGATAATAAAGAGCTTTTTTCAAAAGCTATGTCGTTAGAATTATATGGAGGTGTCCCTATTTTGAACTTAAGGGCTTCACCATTAGATTTAGACTACTCAAATTTAATAAAACGCATTTTCGATATTCTGGTCTCAAGCTTTGCGATTGTATTTGTGCTGTCATGGTTAACACCGATAGTCTATATTTTCATGAAAATTGAATCTAAAGGACCTTTGTTCTTTAAACAACAACGCCACGGGGTCAATAGAGATGTGTTTTGGTGTTATAAGTTTAGATCTATGACCAAAAGTACTACGAGCGATACTCAAATGGCTACCAAAGGTGATGTCAGAGTTACTAAATTGGGCAAAATTTTAAGAAAAACCAGTATAGATGAGTTACCTCAATTTTTCAATGTTTTAATGGGGGATATGAGTGTTGTTGGTCCAAGACCACACATGGTAATTCACACCCAAGAATATGAAGGGTCGGTAGATAAATATTTAGTTCGCCATTTTCTAAAACCAGGCATTACGGGCTTAGCACAAATACAAGGCTGCAGAGGTGAAATTGTTGATCGATCAGATATCGTTAATAGAGTACGATATGATATTTTTTATATGGAAAAATGGTCGCTTGCTTTAGATGCCAAAATTGTATTCTTAACAATTTATAACGCAATAAAAGGCGAGGCTAGAGCATATTAA
- a CDS encoding DUF808 domain-containing protein: MASGFFAILDDVAALLDDVAAMSKIATKKTAGILGDDLAVNAEKASGFVSQRELPVLWAITKGSLLNKIIILPIAFLLSAFLPWAVTVVLVLGGIYLAFEGAEKIHEFFVPHEHAHISLEEKVYTEEEILALEKTKVKSAIVTDFILSIEIVIIALGAVIKEPLVTQIAVVSVVALLATVGVYGIVALIVRMDEFGTRLINLNEEENSISDKIGRFFVNALPKVIKALSVIGTIALLLVSGGIFVHNIDFFHHLLPNVPSMLVEFVVGLIVGFVALLLFNGVKKLFKKK, translated from the coding sequence ATGGCTTCAGGTTTTTTTGCAATTTTAGATGATGTAGCAGCACTTTTAGATGACGTTGCTGCTATGAGTAAAATAGCCACTAAGAAGACGGCTGGTATTTTAGGTGACGACTTAGCCGTAAATGCAGAAAAAGCTTCAGGTTTCGTTTCTCAGCGCGAATTACCGGTATTATGGGCCATAACCAAAGGGTCGTTGCTCAATAAAATTATAATTCTGCCTATCGCCTTTCTATTAAGTGCTTTTCTACCCTGGGCAGTAACTGTAGTTTTGGTGCTTGGTGGAATTTACCTTGCTTTTGAAGGTGCTGAAAAAATTCATGAATTCTTTGTGCCTCACGAGCATGCACATATCTCTTTGGAAGAGAAGGTTTATACTGAAGAAGAAATTCTGGCACTAGAAAAGACCAAAGTGAAATCTGCTATAGTTACCGATTTTATATTATCCATAGAAATAGTAATCATCGCTTTAGGTGCTGTTATAAAGGAGCCTTTAGTTACCCAGATTGCTGTTGTATCGGTTGTGGCCTTACTAGCTACGGTAGGTGTATATGGCATTGTTGCCCTAATTGTACGTATGGATGAGTTTGGTACACGGTTAATTAACCTAAACGAAGAAGAGAATAGTATTTCTGATAAAATAGGAAGGTTCTTTGTTAATGCACTACCTAAAGTAATTAAAGCATTATCGGTTATAGGAACAATAGCGTTACTATTAGTTTCGGGCGGAATATTTGTCCATAATATAGACTTCTTTCATCACCTGCTTCCGAATGTTCCTAGTATGTTGGTAGAGTTTGTAGTGGGGCTAATTGTAGGTTTCGTGGCACTATTACTTTTTAATGGCGTTAAAAAGCTTTTTAAAAAGAAGTAA
- a CDS encoding WecB/TagA/CpsF family glycosyltransferase: MRILDYNIVTKLPKLPLHNKVVINTINPHSYCVAEKDPSFKSALLASDFLLPDGIGIVWAGKMLKNKKFNKIAGYDIFVHLLAYLEKTKGTCFFLGASNETLSLIDAKAKIEYPNIRIGSYSPPFKSEFTVDDSLEMCNQVNEFGPDVLFVGMTAPKQEKWVADNKNDLDVQITCCIGAVFDFYAGTVKRPSQFWINIGLEWLPRFLKDPKRLASRNLVSTPKFIVEVLSLKYFGKHFIN; encoded by the coding sequence ATGAGAATTTTAGATTATAATATTGTTACCAAATTACCTAAATTACCTTTACACAACAAAGTTGTTATTAATACAATAAATCCTCATAGTTATTGTGTAGCAGAAAAAGACCCTTCTTTTAAAAGTGCATTATTAGCCTCTGATTTTTTGTTGCCAGATGGAATTGGTATTGTGTGGGCAGGTAAAATGTTGAAAAATAAAAAATTCAATAAAATTGCTGGCTATGATATTTTTGTACACTTGCTTGCTTATTTAGAAAAAACGAAAGGAACATGCTTTTTTCTTGGTGCATCAAATGAAACTCTTAGTTTGATTGATGCAAAAGCGAAAATTGAATATCCAAATATTAGAATAGGTTCTTATTCTCCGCCTTTCAAATCAGAATTTACTGTTGATGATAGTTTGGAAATGTGTAACCAAGTTAATGAGTTTGGTCCTGATGTATTATTTGTTGGTATGACGGCACCAAAACAGGAAAAATGGGTAGCTGACAATAAAAATGATCTTGATGTACAAATTACATGTTGTATAGGAGCTGTATTTGATTTTTATGCTGGTACAGTAAAAAGACCTTCTCAGTTTTGGATTAATATAGGTTTAGAATGGTTGCCTCGTTTTTTAAAAGACCCTAAGAGGTTAGCGAGCAGAAATTTAGTTTCTACACCTAAATTTATTGTTGAAGTTCTTAGTTTAAAATATTTTGGTAAGCATTTTATTAACTAA